AGGCCGTTGTCATCGCTGTGCATCATGATCAGCGCGCCGATCAACCGCGTCGATACGCCCCAACTGGTGGCGTACACATAACGGACTTTGCTCTCCTCATCCTGAAAGGTCACATCGAACGCCTTGGCAAAATTCTGTCCCAGATAATGTGAAGTGCCGCACTGCAGCGCCTTGTAGTCCTGCATCATCGCCTCGATGCAATAGGTGCGCACCGCACCGGCGAACTTTTCCTTTTCGGTTTTAATGCCGGTGAAAACCGGCGCCGCCATGTATTCCTCGGCAAAGGTGCGATAGACGCCAAGGATGAGCAACGTCTCATCCACCGCCTCCTGCTCCGTGGCGTGCGCGGTATGGCCCTCCTGCCAGAGGAATTCCGTCGTGCGCAGGAACAGCCGGGTTCTCATTTCCCAACGCACTACATTCGCCCACTGATTGATCAAAATCGGCAGATCACGATAAGACTGGATCCAATTTTTATAGGTGGACCAGATGATGGTCTCCGATGTGGGGCGGACAAAGAGCGGTTCATCCAGTTTTTTGCCGCCCCCATGGGTCACCACCGCACATTCCGGCGCAAAGCCCTCCACATGCTGGGCTTCCCGGTGCATAAAATTTTCCGGTATGAATAGAGGGAAATAAGCGTTGACATGGCCGGTCTCTTTAAACAACCGGTCCAGATTGGCTTGAATATGTTCCCAGATCGCGTATCCGGTCGGTCTGATCACCATGCAGCCCTTCACGGCCGAATGTTCCGCCAGTTGGGCGGCGTCAATTACATCCAGATACCATTTTGAATAATCTTCACTGCGTTTGGTAATTCCCTTCGCCATGGTCTTTTCCTTGTGAGCGTTGAATCCAGAATTTCAGGCAGGCCGATTCAGGGGATCAGGCCCGTTCCCAACAAACATCCTCTTTTTGCAGCGCATACAGATGGCACTCCCGCTGATCCTGCATACCGGCCAAACAATACAAATCCCGCCGTTCGCGGACCCGGCCCTTCAGCCGCTCGGTCACATCCACCAGCGCACCATGCGG
This genomic interval from bacterium contains the following:
- a CDS encoding proline--tRNA ligase, which translates into the protein MAKGITKRSEDYSKWYLDVIDAAQLAEHSAVKGCMVIRPTGYAIWEHIQANLDRLFKETGHVNAYFPLFIPENFMHREAQHVEGFAPECAVVTHGGGKKLDEPLFVRPTSETIIWSTYKNWIQSYRDLPILINQWANVVRWEMRTRLFLRTTEFLWQEGHTAHATEQEAVDETLLILGVYRTFAEEYMAAPVFTGIKTEKEKFAGAVRTYCIEAMMQDYKALQCGTSHYLGQNFAKAFDVTFQDEESKVRYVYATSWGVSTRLIGALIMMHSDDNGL